One region of Armigeres subalbatus isolate Guangzhou_Male chromosome 3, GZ_Asu_2, whole genome shotgun sequence genomic DNA includes:
- the LOC134221496 gene encoding uncharacterized protein LOC134221496 → MLAAIALVLTSLLFATGLGQLLDPEYIGAATATGDVFEVLPDTSWHHYSYPPPRPPRIRLVKKPAHQKTSPLQAVQKVIVAKPSSGVYTSMSSPVGSVALALIFQAVGTLFFMVIAKIMIGMKAILVTNTATLALALWDHLKKKKLKFQKKKVVVHKPVKVKKKKKKEHGHTQWVQLSKKQMKKIIKLLSKKKKNKNYQNWSARLKFFETFPVIKNST, encoded by the exons ATGTTGGCCGCGATAGCACTGGTGCTGACGAGTTTACTATTCGCAACAGGACTGGGTCAGTTGCTTGACCCGGAGTACATCGGAGCAGCAACTGCCACGGGGGACGTATTCGAAGTGCTTCCGGACACAAGTTGGCATCATTACTC CTATCCGCCACCTCGTCCGCCGCGAATTCGCCTTGTGAAAAAACCAGCCCACCAGAAGACATCTCCGTTGCAAGCGGTCCAAAAAGTGATCGTGGCGAAGCCCAGTTCAGGAGTGTACACGTCTATGTCCAGCCCAGTGGGATCGgtggcattggcattgatattCCAAGCCGTTGGAACCTTATTTTTCATGGTTATTGCTAAGATTATGATAGGAATGAAAGCAATACTTGTTACGAATACCGCCACCTTAGCCTTGGCACTGTGGGATCATCTGAAGAAAAAGAAACTcaaattccagaagaaaaagGTTGTGGTACATAAACCGGTGAAggtgaagaagaaaaagaagaaagaacatgGCCATACGCAGTGGGTTCAATTGTCCAAGAAACAGATGAAGAAAATTATCAAATTGTtatcgaagaagaagaaaaataaaaactatCAAAACTGGTCAGCTCGGTTAAAATTCTTCGAAACATTTCCTGTTATAAAGAATTCGACGTAG